A region from the Bacillus sp. Marseille-P3661 genome encodes:
- a CDS encoding sporulation protein Cse60 — translation MLQVKVFDEEHEKDLEDSVNEFLAIVSEDQVVDIQFRVAVTNEEESDQIYCFSAMIVYRS, via the coding sequence GTGTTACAAGTAAAAGTATTTGATGAAGAACATGAGAAGGATTTGGAGGATAGTGTGAATGAATTTTTAGCTATTGTTTCGGAAGATCAAGTAGTAGATATTCAGTTTAGAGTTGCGGTTACAAATGAGGAAGAAAGTGATCAAATCTATTGTTTTTCAGCTATGATCGTCTACCGCAGTTAA
- a CDS encoding NAD(P)/FAD-dependent oxidoreductase encodes MNTYDVIVIGGGPSGLMAAIAAGEHNAKVLLVDKGNNLGRKLAISGGGRCNVTNRLPVDEIIKHIPGNGRFLYSAFSEFDNQGIIRFFEKLGVKLKEEDHGRMFPVSDKAQSVVDALLHRIKQLKVDIRTNTPVKKVLYHEGSVSGVQLKDGSILHSKAVVVAVGGKSVPHTGSTGDGYAWAEEAGHTITDLYPTEVPLTSTEPFIRSRVLQGLSLKAVAVSVVNPKGKVIITHKMDMIFTHFGLSGPAILRCSQYVVKELKKQKGNEVRIRIDSFPEQNEETLFQHITKLLKADPKKAIKNVLKSLVQERYLLFLLSKNEIEEQITFDHLATDKVRALVKDLKNFEVKVNGTLPIEKAFVTGGGVSVKEINPKEMSSKIMHGLFFCGEILDIHGYTGGYNITAALVTGRLAGLNAAIVSSEKTKLS; translated from the coding sequence ATGAATACATACGATGTCATAGTTATTGGTGGCGGCCCTTCAGGTCTAATGGCGGCGATTGCTGCAGGTGAACATAATGCAAAGGTTCTATTAGTTGATAAAGGGAACAACCTTGGAAGAAAGCTTGCAATCTCCGGTGGTGGGAGATGTAACGTTACAAACAGACTTCCCGTAGATGAAATTATTAAACATATTCCAGGAAATGGCCGTTTTCTATATAGTGCTTTCTCAGAATTTGATAATCAAGGTATCATTCGTTTTTTCGAAAAGCTTGGAGTTAAACTAAAGGAAGAAGATCATGGACGGATGTTCCCTGTTTCAGATAAAGCTCAATCAGTCGTCGATGCCTTGCTTCATAGAATAAAACAATTAAAGGTCGATATACGAACGAATACACCAGTAAAGAAAGTACTATATCATGAAGGTTCCGTTAGCGGGGTCCAATTAAAAGATGGTTCTATTCTTCATTCAAAGGCTGTTGTTGTTGCAGTGGGCGGGAAATCCGTTCCACATACTGGATCAACTGGAGATGGATACGCCTGGGCTGAGGAAGCTGGCCATACAATAACTGATCTTTATCCAACTGAAGTACCTCTTACTTCTACAGAGCCCTTTATTCGCAGCCGAGTGCTTCAAGGTCTCTCTCTAAAAGCTGTTGCTGTTTCAGTTGTAAATCCAAAAGGAAAAGTAATCATTACTCACAAAATGGATATGATCTTTACACATTTTGGGTTATCCGGACCCGCAATTCTTCGTTGCAGTCAGTACGTTGTAAAAGAATTAAAAAAACAAAAGGGAAATGAAGTTCGTATTCGAATTGACAGCTTTCCCGAGCAAAACGAAGAAACTCTCTTTCAACATATTACGAAACTATTAAAAGCTGATCCTAAAAAGGCTATAAAAAATGTATTAAAAAGCCTTGTACAAGAACGATATCTATTATTTTTACTTAGTAAAAATGAAATTGAAGAACAAATTACCTTTGATCATCTTGCAACAGATAAAGTACGAGCACTTGTAAAAGATTTAAAGAATTTTGAAGTAAAGGTTAATGGTACACTTCCAATTGAAAAAGCTTTTGTAACAGGCGGTGGAGTATCCGTAAAAGAAATCAATCCTAAGGAAATGTCATCTAAAATAATGCATGGATTGTTCTTTTGTGGAGAGATTTTAGATATCCATGGATATACAGGTGGTTATAATATTACTGCAGCACTTGTAACAGGTAGACTTGCAGGATTAAATGCGGCAATAGTCAGCTCTGAAAAAACCAAACTTAGTTAG
- a CDS encoding putative polysaccharide biosynthesis protein, with amino-acid sequence MSGSKFLKGTLILTGATFISKFLGMIYVIPFYAIVGTSGGALYSYGYIPYTIILSMATMGVPLAVSKFVSKYNALGDYHTGRKLFKAGLALMFISGLLAFLALYTLAPWLAPKIIGNNEQGISLEEVVFVIRMVSTALIIVPMMSIIRGFFQGHQSMAPTAVSQVIEQIVRIIFLLVASYIVISVFNGSLHVAVGFSVFAATIGAIAGMGVLIWYWFRRRKDLNELLVQSTTNVAISNKQMFTELLSYAGPFVFVSLAIPLYQLVDEFTFNRAMESINKGGEYAHHLFSIFNMYGHKLIMIPVSLATALGLTLVPTITESFTSQNRSILNKQITQALQIVVFLTFPAVVGLAVLAGPAIGSLFSVDIIDIGEGIIQYYSPIALLFALFTVTAAILQGINQQRFAVISMFGGLLLKLILNVPLIKVFEIYGAITATGFGFLFSIAFNFGIIKKYGKIKYRLFARRALFITILVVIMAITVKLIMWILALFIQYEDGRGQSVVVLMISIMVGAGLYLWLSIQSNLAGLILGSRFKFLQKKKAKKVFASE; translated from the coding sequence ATGTCCGGGTCGAAGTTTCTTAAGGGGACACTGATATTAACTGGTGCAACCTTTATTTCAAAATTTTTAGGAATGATTTATGTTATCCCCTTTTATGCAATTGTAGGAACCTCAGGTGGTGCGCTTTATTCCTATGGCTATATTCCATATACTATTATCTTGAGTATGGCGACGATGGGCGTACCGCTTGCAGTATCAAAATTTGTTTCAAAATATAATGCACTTGGTGACTATCATACTGGTAGGAAATTATTTAAAGCTGGGTTAGCTTTAATGTTTATAAGCGGCTTACTAGCGTTTTTAGCTTTATATACTTTAGCCCCTTGGTTAGCGCCTAAAATAATTGGAAATAATGAGCAAGGTATTTCGCTTGAGGAAGTTGTGTTTGTTATTCGTATGGTAAGTACAGCGTTAATTATTGTACCTATGATGAGTATTATACGCGGCTTTTTTCAAGGGCATCAATCAATGGCTCCAACAGCTGTGTCACAAGTAATTGAGCAAATTGTTCGGATTATTTTCTTACTTGTAGCAAGTTATATTGTTATCAGTGTTTTTAATGGTAGTTTACATGTTGCAGTAGGTTTTTCTGTGTTTGCAGCGACGATTGGTGCAATTGCAGGAATGGGCGTATTAATTTGGTATTGGTTTCGTCGCCGAAAGGATCTTAATGAACTATTAGTACAAAGTACAACAAATGTAGCTATATCTAATAAACAAATGTTTACTGAGCTTTTATCCTATGCAGGTCCATTTGTGTTCGTAAGTTTAGCGATCCCCTTGTACCAGCTAGTAGATGAGTTTACATTTAATCGAGCGATGGAGAGTATTAATAAAGGTGGGGAGTATGCTCATCATTTATTTTCGATTTTTAATATGTATGGTCATAAATTAATTATGATTCCGGTATCGTTAGCAACTGCATTGGGGTTAACGCTCGTACCAACAATTACGGAATCGTTTACTAGCCAAAATCGTAGTATACTAAACAAGCAAATAACACAAGCATTACAAATTGTTGTGTTTTTAACTTTTCCAGCTGTAGTTGGTTTAGCTGTACTTGCTGGACCAGCAATAGGTTCGCTTTTTAGTGTGGATATAATTGATATCGGTGAAGGAATCATACAGTATTATTCACCAATTGCTTTATTATTTGCATTGTTTACAGTAACAGCAGCTATTCTTCAAGGAATCAATCAGCAGCGCTTTGCTGTTATTAGCATGTTTGGCGGTTTGTTGCTCAAGCTAATTTTAAATGTACCTTTAATAAAAGTATTTGAAATATATGGTGCTATTACGGCAACAGGATTTGGCTTTTTATTCTCCATTGCTTTTAATTTTGGAATCATTAAAAAGTATGGGAAAATTAAGTATAGGCTTTTTGCTAGACGTGCGTTATTTATTACAATTCTAGTTGTGATAATGGCTATTACTGTGAAACTAATCATGTGGATTCTTGCGCTCTTTATACAATATGAAGATGGACGCGGGCAGTCAGTTGTTGTCCTCATGATATCTATAATGGTTGGAGCTGGTCTATACTTATGGTTAAGTATTCAAAGTAACCTTGCCGGTTTAATTTTGGGTTCGCGATTTAAATTTTTACAAAAAAAGAAGGCGAAAAAAGTTTTCGCCTCCGAGTAA
- a CDS encoding pseudouridine synthase: protein MRIDKLLSNTGFGSRKEVKKLLKTGSVSVNDAVVKDPQTHIDPNADTITVHGEPVEYRGEFIYLMMNKPSGVISATEDDHEETVIDLLEMEDQIYEPFPVGRLDKDTVGLLLLTNDGQLAHQLLSPKKHVPKTYYAKIKGLVTDSDIESFKQGVTLDDGYLTKPADLVILSSGDESEIELTITEGKFHQVKRMFEAVGKKVTFLMRIKMGPLPLDESLSLGEYRDLTEEEIESLKNTK from the coding sequence GTGAGAATTGATAAATTATTATCTAATACTGGATTTGGGAGCAGGAAGGAAGTAAAGAAATTATTAAAAACAGGCTCGGTAAGTGTAAATGATGCGGTTGTAAAAGATCCGCAAACACATATTGATCCTAACGCAGATACAATAACTGTTCATGGCGAACCAGTAGAATATCGTGGTGAATTTATTTATTTGATGATGAATAAGCCTAGTGGTGTCATTTCAGCGACAGAGGATGATCATGAGGAGACCGTGATTGATTTACTAGAAATGGAGGACCAAATTTATGAACCGTTTCCGGTTGGCCGCCTTGATAAAGATACAGTCGGTTTATTGCTATTAACGAATGATGGACAGTTGGCCCATCAGTTACTTTCTCCTAAAAAGCATGTGCCGAAAACGTACTATGCAAAAATTAAAGGCCTTGTTACAGATTCGGATATTGAAAGCTTTAAGCAAGGTGTTACACTTGATGATGGCTATTTGACAAAACCAGCTGATTTGGTCATTTTATCATCAGGAGATGAATCTGAGATAGAATTAACAATAACAGAAGGAAAATTTCATCAAGTAAAGCGAATGTTTGAAGCTGTAGGAAAAAAAGTGACATTCCTTATGAGAATAAAAATGGGACCGTTACCCTTGGATGAAAGTCTCTCTTTGGGAGAATATCGTGATCTGACCGAGGAAGAAATAGAATCTTTGAAAAACACAAAATAA
- a CDS encoding DeoR family transcriptional regulator, with product MLNRIKSVYLFISEKGKVSTQELVEEFGTTNRTIQRDLNVLSYNNLVCSPTRGIWTTTDKKVKIS from the coding sequence ATGCTAAACCGTATTAAATCCGTTTATCTTTTTATTAGTGAAAAAGGTAAAGTGTCTACACAAGAGCTTGTAGAGGAGTTTGGTACAACGAACAGAACCATTCAACGAGATCTTAATGTACTATCTTATAACAATCTCGTATGTAGCCCAACTCGGGGCATATGGACCACTACAGACAAAAAGGTTAAGATATCTTAA
- a CDS encoding potassium channel family protein → MIFFRLFISLTKINNWLLLWASLSLVLFSTLIIAYLEPETFPTLFEALWWVMTTVTTVGYGDYYPVTVAGRIYAIFLYIIGIGLIGVVIGKIVDLFVIIRKKREGGEMTFQGNNHIVIVGWSKKALYAVEEIIESEPRIDIVIIDTLEQAPLLEKNIHYIKGEASKRAILEKANVSKAKAVLIFADDNIQNALLTDGKSLMIASSIESIAPDIHTTVEIMDEEHIKNFKHVKVDDFVLTHDTISRLAVRSIFTKGVTNVYSQLISRKYGEDLFPIPKREHWITYRDAFNDLLSEGATLISDRDKLGINRRLDEMIEEDAQLFIICNKATYEKILTDM, encoded by the coding sequence ATGATTTTTTTTAGATTGTTTATTTCGTTAACGAAAATAAATAACTGGCTGTTATTATGGGCAAGTCTTTCTCTTGTTTTATTTAGTACGTTAATTATTGCTTATCTCGAACCAGAAACGTTTCCAACTTTGTTCGAAGCTCTTTGGTGGGTAATGACTACTGTAACAACTGTTGGCTATGGTGATTATTATCCTGTTACCGTGGCAGGACGGATTTATGCGATCTTTCTTTATATCATCGGTATAGGTTTAATTGGGGTTGTGATTGGGAAAATAGTTGATCTGTTTGTCATCATTCGTAAAAAAAGGGAGGGCGGCGAAATGACCTTTCAAGGTAACAATCATATTGTCATTGTAGGATGGTCAAAAAAGGCATTGTATGCTGTAGAGGAGATTATCGAATCTGAACCTCGTATTGATATTGTTATTATCGATACTTTAGAACAAGCACCGTTATTAGAGAAAAATATTCATTATATCAAGGGTGAAGCGTCTAAAAGAGCAATTTTAGAGAAAGCGAATGTTTCGAAAGCGAAAGCCGTGCTTATTTTTGCGGATGATAATATACAGAACGCCTTATTAACAGATGGCAAATCGTTAATGATTGCATCTTCAATTGAAAGTATTGCACCGGATATTCATACGACTGTAGAAATAATGGATGAAGAACATATTAAAAATTTTAAACATGTTAAAGTAGATGACTTTGTATTAACACATGATACTATATCACGACTCGCGGTTAGGTCAATCTTCACAAAGGGAGTAACGAATGTTTACTCACAATTAATTAGTCGAAAATATGGCGAGGATTTATTTCCTATTCCCAAAAGAGAACATTGGATAACATACCGTGATGCATTTAATGATTTGCTGAGTGAAGGGGCAACACTAATATCTGATAGAGATAAATTAGGTATAAACCGTCGGTTGGATGAAATGATTGAAGAGGATGCACAATTGTTTATTATTTGTAACAAAGCAACTTACGAAAAGATACTGACTGATATGTAG
- the pepV gene encoding dipeptidase PepV has product MSSKINWIEEVQKRKESIIQDTQKFLQIKSVLDEEHTTPSAPLGEGIRRALEFMLEKGEQDGFIVKNVDGLAGHIEYGKGTSLLGILCHVDVVPEGDGWTSAPYSAEIRDGKIFARGAIDDKGPTMAAYYAMKIVKELGVPIEKRIRIILGTDEESDWRCVEHYFKHEEMPTIGFAPDADFPIIHAEKGIFDFEFHQNNELNIEPTIGVTLLNFAAGRRLNMVPDLAEAILVDKSGTQGLNEIRQLFETYLQEQNLKGKAVIDNETQLSIRLEGISAHGMEPNNGKNAGLLLIQFLQTVNVDARGNTYISFVNQYFGQDTRGIALGINDSDDISGELTINSGLFRYSRNEGGSIGLNLRYPVRHDIDATKQKLKEIAENHSFTFKELNDSKPHHVDKNHPLINSLIKVYEEQTHEKAELIAIGGGTYARSLAAGVAFGPLFPGRPDVAHQRDEYIEIEDLLKATAIYAQAIFELAKEDK; this is encoded by the coding sequence ATGTCATCTAAAATCAATTGGATAGAAGAAGTTCAAAAACGAAAGGAATCTATTATTCAGGATACACAAAAGTTTTTACAAATTAAAAGTGTTCTAGATGAAGAGCATACAACACCGTCTGCACCGCTAGGAGAGGGGATTCGCCGTGCCCTTGAATTTATGCTCGAAAAGGGTGAGCAGGATGGTTTTATAGTGAAAAATGTTGATGGCTTAGCAGGGCATATCGAATACGGTAAAGGAACATCTTTATTGGGGATTTTATGCCACGTTGACGTAGTCCCTGAAGGCGATGGGTGGACGAGTGCACCTTATAGTGCAGAAATTAGAGACGGAAAGATTTTTGCACGGGGAGCTATCGATGATAAAGGTCCAACAATGGCAGCTTATTATGCCATGAAAATAGTAAAGGAGCTAGGAGTACCTATTGAAAAAAGAATTCGCATAATTCTGGGAACAGACGAGGAAAGTGATTGGCGTTGTGTTGAGCATTATTTTAAGCACGAGGAGATGCCTACAATCGGGTTTGCACCAGATGCTGATTTTCCTATCATTCATGCAGAAAAAGGTATTTTTGATTTTGAGTTCCATCAAAATAATGAATTAAATATCGAGCCAACAATAGGCGTTACACTTTTGAATTTTGCAGCAGGGCGACGATTAAATATGGTCCCGGACTTAGCAGAAGCCATTCTTGTTGATAAGAGCGGGACGCAAGGCTTAAATGAAATTCGACAGCTTTTTGAGACATATTTACAGGAGCAAAACTTAAAGGGAAAAGCTGTAATCGATAACGAAACACAGCTATCTATCCGCCTCGAAGGTATATCTGCACATGGAATGGAGCCTAATAATGGGAAAAACGCAGGCTTATTATTAATTCAATTTTTACAAACAGTGAATGTAGATGCACGCGGCAATACTTATATTTCATTTGTAAACCAATATTTTGGGCAAGACACTCGCGGTATTGCTTTAGGAATAAATGATAGTGATGATATTTCGGGTGAGCTTACAATAAACAGTGGTCTGTTTAGATATTCAAGGAATGAAGGAGGATCAATCGGCTTAAATTTGCGGTATCCTGTCAGGCATGATATTGATGCTACAAAACAAAAATTAAAGGAAATCGCAGAGAATCATTCTTTTACGTTTAAGGAACTGAATGATTCTAAGCCACATCACGTTGATAAAAACCATCCTTTAATAAATTCTTTAATAAAAGTTTATGAAGAACAAACACATGAAAAAGCAGAATTAATTGCAATTGGCGGCGGCACATATGCAAGGTCTTTGGCGGCTGGAGTTGCATTCGGTCCACTATTTCCAGGTCGCCCTGATGTGGCACATCAACGTGATGAATATATCGAAATTGAAGATCTATTAAAAGCAACCGCTATATATGCACAAGCTATTTTTGAGTTGGCGAAGGAGGATAAATAA
- a CDS encoding CidA/LrgA family protein translates to MKGIQIIFQILILYGFYYLGSWVQVTFQLLMPGSIIGMLLLFCLLCTKIFKLNWIDQGASFLLTHLSLLFVPVTVGIVDFFDLFRGKGLLSVVVIIVSTITVMVVSAVVSQAIARKSEKSVLAKNKIGVREEL, encoded by the coding sequence ATGAAAGGGATTCAAATTATCTTTCAAATCTTGATCTTATACGGTTTTTATTATCTTGGGTCATGGGTTCAAGTGACCTTTCAGCTATTAATGCCTGGAAGTATTATTGGCATGCTGCTGCTGTTTTGTTTGTTGTGTACGAAGATATTTAAGCTAAATTGGATCGATCAAGGAGCAAGTTTCTTATTAACACACTTATCTTTATTATTTGTACCTGTTACGGTAGGTATTGTCGATTTTTTTGATTTATTCCGTGGAAAAGGCTTGCTGTCTGTTGTTGTTATTATTGTTAGTACGATTACTGTAATGGTCGTATCTGCTGTGGTAAGTCAAGCAATTGCTAGAAAAAGTGAAAAAAGTGTCCTCGCTAAAAATAAAATTGGGGTGAGAGAGGAATTATGA
- a CDS encoding LrgB family protein has protein sequence MISLIAVLSIVGTIAIYNSMKKVYIKFYTPFMVPIVTATICIVIALLVFKISYDVYMSGAKWIVHLLGPAVVALAHPLYKQLDTIKKYAAPIILGVFLGTLVGIVSGICLALLFKIEELTIYSLVPKSVTSPVAMDIADVIGGNPTLAAIFVMIAGITGAVLGPLLLKWTRVYHFIGRGIGFGTASHGIGTSRALEMGEKEGAISSIAMTLSTVFAAMLSPLLVQLLL, from the coding sequence ATGATAAGTCTTATTGCTGTTTTATCTATTGTAGGTACGATTGCGATATATAATTCTATGAAAAAGGTATATATTAAGTTTTATACGCCTTTTATGGTCCCAATTGTCACAGCAACTATTTGTATTGTTATTGCACTTTTAGTTTTTAAGATTTCATATGATGTTTATATGAGTGGGGCAAAATGGATTGTTCATCTATTAGGACCAGCCGTAGTTGCCCTTGCTCACCCCTTATACAAACAATTAGATACGATCAAAAAATACGCTGCTCCGATTATTCTAGGCGTATTTCTAGGCACATTAGTTGGAATTGTTAGTGGGATTTGTTTGGCACTTCTTTTTAAGATTGAAGAACTGACGATATATTCTTTAGTCCCTAAATCTGTTACGTCTCCAGTAGCAATGGATATTGCGGATGTTATCGGCGGAAATCCAACATTAGCAGCTATTTTTGTCATGATTGCAGGTATAACTGGTGCAGTATTAGGCCCACTTTTGTTAAAATGGACTCGTGTATATCATTTTATTGGAAGAGGAATAGGGTTTGGTACAGCCTCACATGGTATTGGTACATCACGAGCTCTTGAGATGGGTGAGAAAGAAGGAGCTATAAGCTCCATTGCAATGACTCTTAGTACCGTCTTTGCAGCAATGTTAAGTCCGTTACTTGTGCAGTTATTACTATAA